From one Prochlorococcus marinus str. MIT 0912 genomic stretch:
- the glpX gene encoding class II fructose-bisphosphatase: MDRTLVQEILEVVEQAAIASAQLTGLGQKDEADAAAVEAMRKRMGTIQMQGRIVIGEGERDEAPMLYIGEEVGSGTGPGVDFAVDPCEGTNLCANSQRGSMAVLAASDRGGLFNAPDFYMNKLAAPPAAKGKVDIRKTPTENIKILSDCLGIAISDLTIVVMDRARHKNLVSEIRSTGARIQPISDGDVQAAIACGFEGTGTHCLMGIGAAPEGVISAAAMRALGGHFQGQLVYDPAIAQTSEWADYTKEGNIKRLNEMGITDIDKIYEANELASGENVVFAGSGITDGLLFDGVKFEKDCTRTSSLVISTLDQTARFTNTVHIKDGAQSISLK, encoded by the coding sequence GTGGATCGTACTCTCGTCCAAGAAATTCTTGAAGTAGTTGAGCAAGCTGCAATTGCTTCTGCTCAATTGACTGGTTTAGGTCAAAAAGATGAAGCTGATGCCGCAGCCGTAGAGGCAATGCGAAAGAGAATGGGAACGATTCAGATGCAAGGAAGGATCGTAATTGGTGAAGGAGAAAGAGATGAAGCTCCAATGCTTTATATCGGAGAAGAAGTTGGATCAGGCACAGGCCCAGGCGTTGACTTCGCTGTAGATCCATGCGAAGGGACAAATTTATGTGCCAACAGCCAGCGTGGATCTATGGCTGTTCTTGCTGCATCAGACAGGGGTGGTTTATTCAATGCTCCAGATTTTTATATGAACAAATTAGCTGCTCCACCAGCAGCTAAGGGCAAAGTTGATATCAGAAAAACTCCGACCGAAAATATAAAAATCCTGAGTGATTGCTTGGGTATTGCAATAAGTGATTTAACTATTGTTGTTATGGATAGAGCTAGACATAAAAATTTGGTTTCCGAAATCAGATCTACAGGTGCCAGGATTCAGCCTATTTCAGATGGGGATGTCCAGGCAGCAATTGCATGTGGATTTGAGGGGACTGGTACACATTGTTTAATGGGTATTGGTGCTGCTCCCGAGGGAGTTATTTCAGCCGCTGCTATGAGGGCACTTGGGGGGCATTTTCAGGGACAACTTGTTTATGATCCTGCTATCGCTCAAACATCAGAATGGGCCGACTATACAAAAGAGGGAAATATTAAAAGATTGAACGAAATGGGCATAACTGATATTGACAAGATCTATGAAGCTAATGAACTTGCTTCAGGAGAAAATGTTGTTTTTGCTGGTAGCGGAATAACAGATGGATTGCTTTTTGATGGTGTTAAATTTGAAAAAGATTGCACTAGAACTAGCAGCCTTGTTATTAGTACGCTTGATCAGACAGCAAGATTCACCAATACGGTTCACATCAAAGATGGTGCTCAAAGCATCTCTTTGAAGTGA